From one Streptomyces sp. R41 genomic stretch:
- a CDS encoding SSI family serine proteinase inhibitor, producing the protein MLHRLVLTAAASATAALSAVPSASAAPAGPVSAVPATASATGLAATTAYGEPVLRSLPRMPPPASVEDSGDRLTVTVHHTGGDADGTYELRCHPDGGGHPDVSGACQKLDRSTTWGKDPFAPMPPGTMCTMLYGGPATAHVTGTWAGRPVDATFDRADGCEIARWDALVPLLPDTYA; encoded by the coding sequence ATGCTGCACCGTCTCGTTCTCACCGCCGCCGCGTCCGCCACGGCCGCGCTGTCCGCCGTACCGAGCGCGTCCGCCGCGCCCGCCGGCCCCGTGTCCGCCGTACCCGCCACCGCGTCGGCCACCGGGCTCGCCGCCACCACCGCGTACGGCGAACCGGTTCTCCGGAGCCTGCCGCGGATGCCCCCGCCGGCCTCCGTCGAGGACTCCGGGGACCGGCTGACCGTGACCGTCCACCACACGGGAGGCGATGCGGACGGGACGTACGAACTGCGATGTCATCCCGATGGCGGCGGTCACCCCGATGTCAGCGGGGCCTGCCAGAAGCTGGACCGGAGCACCACCTGGGGCAAGGACCCCTTCGCTCCGATGCCGCCGGGCACCATGTGCACGATGCTGTACGGCGGTCCGGCCACCGCGCATGTCACGGGGACCTGGGCGGGGCGACCCGTCGACGCGACGTTCGACCGCGCGGACGGGTGCGAGATCGCGCGATGGGACGCGCTGGTGCCGCTGCTGCCGGACACCTACGCATAG
- a CDS encoding long-chain fatty acid--CoA ligase, whose protein sequence is MSPREDAVLSTMQDVPLTVTRILVHGALVHGSSQITTWTGEGEPQRRSFREAGVRAVQLAHALRDDLGVTGDERVATLMWNNAEHVEAYFAIPSMGAVLHTLNLRLPAEQLVFIVNHAADRVVIVNGSLLPLLAPLLPHLPTVEHVVVSGPGDRSLLDGTAVRVHEYEELLAGKPTTYDWPEIDERQAAAMCYTSGTTGDPKGVVYSHRSIYLHSMQVNMAQSMGLTDRDTSLVVVPQFHVNAWGLPHATFMSGINMLMPDRFLQPAPLAEMIESERPTHAAAVPTIWQGLLAELHAKPRDVSSLTQVTIGGSACPPSLMAAFDELGMRVCHAWGMTETSPLGTIARPPAHAVGTDEEFAYRLTQGRFPAGVEARLTGPGGERLPWDGESAGELEVRGPWIAGAYYGGQGAEPLRPADKFSEDGWLKTGDVGTISADGFLTLTDRAKDVIKSGGEWISSVDLENALMSHPDVTEAAVVAVPDEKWGERPLATVVLKAGSTADFESLRAFLAGEGKIAKWQLPERWTIIESVPKTSVGKFDKKVLRRQYAEGELDVTKL, encoded by the coding sequence ATGTCGCCCCGGGAGGACGCTGTGCTGAGCACGATGCAGGACGTACCGCTGACTGTGACCCGCATTCTCGTGCACGGAGCGCTCGTGCACGGTTCGTCGCAGATCACGACCTGGACCGGGGAGGGCGAGCCGCAGCGGCGCAGTTTCCGGGAGGCCGGGGTGCGCGCCGTCCAGCTCGCCCACGCCCTGCGCGACGACCTCGGGGTGACGGGCGACGAGCGGGTCGCGACGCTGATGTGGAACAACGCCGAGCATGTCGAGGCGTACTTCGCGATTCCCTCCATGGGCGCGGTCCTGCACACGCTCAACCTCCGCCTCCCTGCGGAGCAGCTCGTCTTCATCGTCAACCACGCCGCCGACCGCGTGGTCATCGTCAACGGATCGCTGCTTCCGCTGCTCGCGCCGCTCCTCCCCCATCTGCCGACCGTCGAGCATGTGGTGGTCTCGGGCCCCGGTGACCGTTCGCTGCTCGACGGCACGGCCGTGCGGGTGCACGAGTACGAGGAGCTGCTTGCCGGGAAGCCGACGACGTATGACTGGCCGGAGATCGACGAGCGTCAGGCCGCGGCCATGTGCTACACCTCCGGCACCACCGGCGACCCCAAGGGCGTGGTGTACTCCCACCGTTCGATCTACCTGCACTCCATGCAGGTCAACATGGCCCAGTCGATGGGGCTGACCGACCGCGACACCTCCCTCGTGGTGGTCCCGCAGTTCCACGTCAACGCCTGGGGTCTGCCGCACGCGACCTTCATGTCCGGCATCAACATGCTGATGCCGGACCGTTTCCTGCAGCCCGCGCCGCTCGCCGAGATGATCGAGAGCGAGCGCCCGACGCACGCCGCCGCCGTCCCCACCATCTGGCAGGGACTGCTCGCCGAGCTGCATGCCAAGCCCCGTGATGTCTCCTCTCTCACTCAGGTCACCATCGGCGGCTCGGCCTGCCCGCCCTCGCTCATGGCGGCCTTCGACGAGCTGGGCATGCGGGTCTGTCACGCCTGGGGCATGACCGAGACCTCGCCGCTCGGCACGATCGCCCGGCCGCCGGCCCACGCCGTGGGCACGGACGAGGAGTTCGCGTACCGGCTGACGCAGGGCCGCTTCCCGGCCGGCGTCGAGGCCCGCCTCACCGGCCCCGGCGGCGAGCGGCTCCCCTGGGACGGCGAGTCCGCGGGCGAGCTGGAAGTCCGCGGCCCCTGGATCGCGGGCGCCTACTACGGCGGCCAGGGCGCCGAACCGCTGCGCCCCGCCGACAAGTTCAGCGAGGACGGCTGGCTCAAGACCGGTGACGTCGGCACGATAAGCGCAGACGGCTTCCTGACGCTCACCGACCGGGCCAAGGACGTCATCAAGTCGGGCGGCGAGTGGATCTCGTCCGTCGACCTGGAGAACGCCCTCATGTCCCACCCGGACGTCACCGAGGCCGCCGTCGTCGCCGTCCCCGACGAGAAGTGGGGCGAGCGGCCGCTGGCCACCGTCGTCCTGAAGGCGGGCTCCACCGCCGACTTCGAGTCACTGCGCGCCTTCCTCGCCGGCGAGGGCAAGATCGCCAAGTGGCAGCTCCCCGAGCGCTGGACGATCATCGAGTCGGTCCCGAAGACGAGCGTCGGCAAGTTCGACAAGAAGGTGCTCCGCAGGCAGTACGCGGAGGGCGAGCTGGACGTGACGAAGCTCTGA
- a CDS encoding MaoC family dehydratase: MRVGDALPPLEIEVTRTLIVAGAIASRDYQDVHHDAELARQKGSPDIFMNILTTNGLVGRYITDCLGPGAVLRKVAIRLGAPNYPGDTMVLTGSVEEIAGDTATVRVVGANGIGRHVTGTVTVTLPPGGAR, translated from the coding sequence ATGAGAGTCGGCGACGCACTGCCGCCGCTGGAGATCGAGGTCACGCGCACGCTGATCGTGGCCGGGGCGATCGCGTCACGGGACTATCAGGACGTGCACCACGACGCGGAGCTGGCGCGGCAGAAGGGTTCACCCGACATCTTCATGAACATCCTGACCACCAACGGCCTGGTCGGGAGGTACATCACGGACTGCCTCGGACCCGGCGCGGTGCTGCGCAAGGTGGCCATACGGCTCGGCGCGCCCAACTACCCTGGCGACACGATGGTGTTGACCGGCTCGGTCGAGGAGATCGCGGGCGACACGGCGACGGTGCGGGTGGTCGGGGCGAACGGCATCGGCAGACATGTGACCGGGACGGTGACGGTCACCCTGCCGCCCGGAGGTGCCCGATGA
- a CDS encoding HGxxPAAW family protein — translation MSLYDEGHTVAGWTGFGIATVGVTGIGLGVCAGNALAVWGGLGVVVISALVTWVLHLAGWGKPPGRRPVGQWGMRVKDLTAREGHPGCLGCRLAGRGRPAELPVRVTAESGTGEPVTESVG, via the coding sequence ATGAGCCTGTACGACGAAGGGCACACCGTCGCGGGGTGGACCGGGTTCGGGATCGCCACCGTCGGAGTGACGGGGATCGGACTGGGCGTCTGCGCCGGGAACGCGCTCGCGGTGTGGGGTGGGCTGGGTGTCGTGGTGATCAGCGCCCTGGTCACCTGGGTGCTGCACCTCGCCGGCTGGGGCAAGCCGCCCGGGCGCCGGCCCGTCGGACAGTGGGGCATGCGGGTCAAGGACCTCACCGCCCGAGAGGGGCACCCCGGGTGCCTCGGCTGCCGGCTGGCGGGGCGGGGGCGGCCTGCCGAGCTTCCGGTACGGGTGACCGCGGAGTCGGGCACGGGCGAGCCGGTGACCGAGTCCGTCGGCTGA
- a CDS encoding MarR family winged helix-turn-helix transcriptional regulator has protein sequence MDHLIATNMRAQQEMAQRLNLNLTDLMCFTCVLKAGDNLLTAGDLAEHARVTTGAVTGILNRLERAGYVTRRPDPTDRRRVRIAAQPAAVTRVLALYEPYYARLTELLAGYTPTEVAVLHDWFTRTGKLTSDYLEELRERSQASRKST, from the coding sequence ATGGACCATCTGATCGCGACGAACATGCGGGCCCAGCAGGAGATGGCTCAGCGGCTGAACCTGAACCTCACCGACCTCATGTGCTTCACCTGTGTCCTGAAGGCGGGCGACAACCTGCTCACCGCCGGGGACCTCGCGGAGCACGCACGCGTGACGACCGGCGCCGTCACGGGCATCCTCAACCGCCTCGAACGCGCGGGCTACGTCACCCGCCGCCCCGACCCCACGGACCGCCGCCGCGTTCGCATCGCGGCGCAACCGGCCGCGGTCACCCGCGTCCTGGCCCTCTACGAGCCGTACTACGCGCGCCTGACCGAACTCCTCGCCGGCTACACCCCCACCGAAGTCGCCGTCCTGCACGACTGGTTCACCCGCACGGGCAAGCTGACGAGCGACTATTTGGAAGAGCTGCGCGAGAGGAGCCAGGCCTCGAGGAAGTCGACGTAG
- a CDS encoding Bro-N domain-containing protein: MYEQNTPPDESAGQRQDAIDINDFVFAATGARVRRLTLPGGEHWFPAADVASDLGYANTRQALLWHVAADCQRNLGDLARSVYGVDALSKIAGHGLKKSMKMVSLRGLIRLVNGCTKPECAPFKNWVSEVIETVQRDGSYSLAPAPVQPAPSGGTAYVMPQQVADAIVRLEERNVRADEMLLAFQEERGELLREISRSQQEISLSQREISNSQRVIAEALQQIANALNRPAARPRPTAVPEETPQELLTTWKAKNLVVTEDVHAVAAYLAPALLRGGAQYRLEEIAARTGLAQARVHDCVRMLLKRGCMRQEGCTSEGAPVYVLP, encoded by the coding sequence ATGTACGAGCAGAACACGCCGCCGGACGAGTCGGCGGGACAGCGGCAGGACGCGATCGACATCAACGATTTCGTGTTCGCGGCCACGGGGGCGCGGGTGCGGAGGCTTACGTTGCCGGGTGGGGAGCACTGGTTCCCGGCGGCGGACGTGGCCTCGGATCTCGGCTACGCGAACACACGCCAGGCACTGCTCTGGCATGTTGCAGCAGATTGCCAGCGGAACTTGGGTGATCTTGCGCGAAGCGTCTATGGAGTAGACGCCTTGAGCAAGATTGCAGGTCACGGGCTTAAGAAGTCGATGAAGATGGTGAGCCTCAGGGGGCTCATCAGGCTTGTCAACGGTTGCACTAAGCCCGAGTGCGCTCCGTTCAAGAACTGGGTCTCCGAGGTCATCGAGACCGTCCAGCGCGATGGCTCGTACTCCCTTGCGCCGGCTCCCGTCCAGCCCGCCCCCAGCGGCGGCACCGCGTACGTCATGCCTCAGCAGGTCGCCGACGCCATCGTGCGGCTCGAAGAGCGGAACGTCCGGGCCGACGAGATGCTGCTCGCCTTCCAGGAGGAGCGCGGCGAGCTGTTGCGGGAGATCAGCCGCAGCCAGCAGGAGATCAGTCTCAGTCAGCGGGAGATCAGCAATAGCCAGAGGGTCATCGCCGAGGCTCTGCAGCAGATCGCCAACGCGCTGAATCGCCCCGCCGCCCGGCCCCGCCCCACTGCGGTACCGGAGGAGACGCCCCAGGAACTCCTCACCACCTGGAAGGCGAAGAACCTCGTCGTCACAGAGGATGTCCACGCCGTCGCGGCCTACCTGGCCCCGGCGCTGCTGCGGGGCGGGGCTCAGTACCGACTGGAAGAGATCGCTGCCCGTACGGGACTGGCGCAGGCGCGCGTCCACGACTGCGTACGGATGCTGCTCAAGCGGGGTTGTATGCGACAGGAGGGCTGCACTTCGGAGGGGGCGCCGGTGTACGTGCTGCCGTAG
- a CDS encoding SigE family RNA polymerase sigma factor, with translation MTTPVCTSASNVATRTLPYAPYSSFASYVKARQPVLLRTARSLTANPSDAEDLLQTALTKTYVAWDRIEDHRALDGYVRRALLNTRTSQWRKRKVDEFACDELPEPEGLPASDPAEQQALHDAMWRAITKLPARQRAMVVLRYYEDLSEAQTAEVLGVSIGTVKSAVSRALSKLREDPELSPVR, from the coding sequence ATGACCACACCCGTCTGCACCAGCGCTTCGAACGTCGCGACGCGGACCCTTCCGTACGCGCCGTACTCATCGTTCGCGTCGTATGTGAAGGCCCGCCAACCGGTGCTGCTGCGTACCGCCCGGTCGCTCACCGCGAACCCGAGCGACGCCGAGGACCTGCTGCAGACCGCGCTGACGAAGACGTATGTCGCATGGGACCGGATCGAGGACCACCGGGCGCTGGACGGCTACGTACGCCGGGCGCTGCTGAACACGCGTACGTCGCAGTGGCGCAAGCGCAAGGTCGACGAGTTCGCGTGCGACGAGCTGCCGGAGCCGGAGGGGCTGCCCGCCTCGGACCCCGCCGAGCAGCAGGCGCTGCACGACGCGATGTGGCGAGCGATCACGAAGTTGCCGGCGCGGCAGCGGGCGATGGTCGTCCTGCGGTATTACGAGGACCTGAGCGAGGCTCAGACGGCGGAGGTGCTCGGGGTCTCCATCGGGACGGTCAAGTCGGCGGTGTCGCGTGCGCTGAGCAAGCTGCGTGAGGATCCTGAGCTGAGCCCTGTGAGGTAG
- a CDS encoding PAS domain-containing protein produces MSSRPSRGAARLAAILDALPDALVLVNANGTVVNANTIALEAFEAPGTALVGRGLLDLLPQFDSRLIPGSMRRPDTIDERGRTKPTRMIARRTDGTEFPVEVTSANLENGQQAYDSYGPTPDELLMLVVRDLSGTVDTEAELARSQRQTEMILRAAAEGVVGTDTEGRVVLVNPAAAQILGYRASDLGGQDLHALILHSRADGEPFAYEESPLADTLRSGRKHRVRGQVLWSKSGNKVPVDLTTAPVRDGDQLVGAVMTFTDRRPYDTLAEEKDAEATRHAEELARLADEHAEELKTLRERHAAELAELSERHEEELAAGDERYAALGEREKDRYEALTARHEQLLAVLGQSLRGPLDQLRAELSKLAADDAGQLWPEANQVLHHLAAGYSRITTLVDNVLGYQRLDSGAEQISRTKVMLDAVVAAGVDGAVELIGPGRVQFAVHAPPIEAEVDPTRLANALAHLIADVAGVDATGNAPVSAGGYMDNTVVVAAAQRGEGVRIEVRGPYAGGDPVHEPIVRGIVRAHGGVLQTHEVPGMSGSAFVLEVPIGGGAGTVPAPESTPGTEVALSEQGSHQSGGRRRARRSSVDAFLESEVAGESDTTAVETGGAAPTGRRRRRAGDGEVSVPAQASGVEGPGDGGASGSGGTGRRRGRPSPAEDTASDASGGVSEGAVVMAGEHAAGTAAVGTGLGGTVPPQGVPVPSGRRARRDGEQHALPPALPATPSAPVAPDAPDASGSADAGQPTGRRRRALAAAAERAAAQEAGARTVFALPPAEADRSPEYVQAQAQAQAHQAQAQVQVQQADGGLVGHDQGDGGRHDVMLHDPADDHTPPQPHPVSAPTGRRRARRTPGAPGQPDAVGTPAQGVPAQGVPAQGVPAQGVPGQTVPAQGVPAQGVPGAAVAGQPVPAQLTQTAQAPQTPQTAAAAQAAQATPAAGTPAQPQPTTAAPAPVPAAAPAPQPWPNANTAANANDTSGAGTPTPVPPGAAPAQPGAPAQSAPPAAGRPTPAPGTPLPPELPAQPRVAQPLPAEAATPVDPNSTQGRAISVRTLGQGVPFARQPAPNQPALNQSAPSRPAPQAQPQAPTPPPHPTNGGGRRRKLGTPPEPAAERPETAARPHPQAGQAPTASGPRLPGATEGAGRSYAIGAPDENADEGPEPLDGPGGAVEVADQPQPRPLDDELPPEPLDNPRRLLVWPAPDVTTQQALSDRGYRPVIVHSREEVDAQIAAFPAALFVDPLTGPITRTALQSLRQAAVAAEVPVLVTAGLGQATREAAYGADPAVLLKALAPRDSEQHPPRVLLIEEHAEIALALTATLERRGMQVARASTDEDAVTLASQMRPNLVVMDLMQVRRRRAGIVDWLRANGQLNRTPLVVYTAAVDHTELPRLAAGETVLFLAERSTSAEVQDRIVDLLARIGTN; encoded by the coding sequence GTGAGCAGCAGGCCATCCCGAGGCGCTGCTCGCCTCGCAGCCATACTGGACGCGCTGCCCGATGCGTTGGTGCTGGTCAACGCCAATGGGACCGTCGTCAACGCCAACACCATCGCCCTGGAGGCCTTCGAGGCCCCGGGCACGGCTCTGGTGGGCCGGGGGCTGCTCGATCTGCTGCCGCAGTTCGACTCCCGGCTGATCCCCGGGTCGATGCGGCGGCCCGACACCATCGACGAGCGCGGGCGGACCAAGCCGACCAGGATGATCGCGCGGCGGACCGACGGCACCGAATTCCCGGTCGAAGTCACCAGTGCGAATCTGGAGAACGGCCAGCAGGCCTACGACAGCTACGGCCCCACCCCTGACGAGCTGCTCATGCTCGTCGTACGCGATCTGTCGGGCACCGTCGACACCGAGGCCGAACTCGCGCGTTCGCAACGACAGACCGAAATGATTCTGCGGGCCGCCGCCGAGGGTGTCGTCGGGACGGACACGGAGGGGCGGGTCGTTCTCGTCAATCCCGCCGCCGCTCAGATACTCGGTTACCGGGCCAGCGATCTCGGCGGCCAGGATCTGCACGCGCTCATCCTTCACTCGCGCGCGGACGGCGAGCCCTTCGCGTACGAGGAGTCGCCGCTCGCCGACACCCTGCGCTCCGGGCGCAAGCACCGGGTGCGCGGGCAGGTGCTGTGGTCGAAGTCCGGGAACAAGGTTCCGGTCGACCTCACGACCGCGCCGGTGCGGGACGGCGACCAGCTCGTCGGCGCCGTGATGACCTTCACCGACCGGCGGCCGTACGACACCCTCGCCGAGGAGAAGGACGCCGAGGCCACCCGGCACGCCGAGGAGCTCGCACGCCTCGCCGACGAGCACGCCGAGGAGCTCAAGACGCTGCGCGAGCGGCACGCGGCCGAGCTGGCCGAGCTGAGCGAGCGGCACGAGGAGGAACTCGCCGCCGGCGACGAGCGGTACGCGGCGCTCGGCGAGCGGGAGAAGGACCGGTACGAGGCGCTGACCGCGCGGCACGAGCAGCTGCTCGCGGTGCTCGGCCAGTCCCTGCGCGGGCCCCTCGACCAGCTGCGCGCCGAACTCTCCAAGCTCGCGGCCGACGACGCCGGTCAGCTGTGGCCCGAGGCCAACCAGGTCCTCCATCACCTCGCGGCCGGCTACTCGCGGATCACGACGCTCGTCGACAACGTCCTCGGCTATCAGCGGCTCGACTCCGGGGCCGAGCAGATCTCCCGTACGAAGGTGATGCTCGACGCGGTCGTCGCGGCCGGTGTCGACGGTGCCGTCGAGCTGATCGGGCCCGGACGCGTCCAGTTCGCCGTGCACGCGCCGCCGATCGAGGCCGAGGTCGACCCGACGCGGCTCGCCAACGCCCTCGCGCATCTCATCGCGGACGTCGCCGGAGTCGACGCGACCGGCAACGCGCCGGTGTCGGCGGGCGGTTACATGGACAACACCGTCGTCGTGGCGGCGGCGCAGCGCGGTGAGGGCGTCCGTATCGAGGTGCGCGGCCCGTACGCCGGGGGAGACCCGGTGCACGAGCCGATCGTGCGCGGGATCGTGCGCGCGCACGGCGGTGTTCTGCAGACGCACGAGGTGCCGGGGATGAGCGGCAGCGCGTTCGTGCTCGAGGTGCCGATCGGGGGTGGGGCCGGGACGGTTCCCGCTCCCGAGAGCACCCCCGGTACCGAGGTCGCCCTTTCCGAGCAGGGCTCGCACCAGAGCGGTGGCAGGCGGCGGGCCCGGCGGTCCTCCGTGGACGCCTTCCTGGAGAGCGAGGTCGCGGGGGAGTCCGACACCACGGCTGTCGAGACGGGCGGGGCCGCTCCCACGGGGCGGCGCCGCCGGCGTGCGGGGGACGGCGAAGTGTCGGTTCCCGCGCAGGCGTCGGGAGTCGAGGGTCCCGGTGACGGCGGTGCCTCCGGTTCCGGTGGCACCGGACGGCGGCGGGGACGGCCGAGTCCGGCCGAAGACACGGCCTCCGACGCGAGTGGCGGTGTCTCCGAGGGCGCGGTCGTCATGGCGGGCGAGCACGCGGCCGGGACCGCGGCCGTGGGTACGGGGCTTGGCGGGACGGTGCCTCCGCAGGGGGTGCCGGTGCCCTCCGGCCGGCGCGCGCGGCGGGACGGCGAACAGCATGCGCTGCCGCCCGCGTTGCCCGCGACGCCCAGTGCGCCCGTCGCACCGGATGCGCCGGACGCCAGTGGCTCCGCCGACGCGGGGCAGCCGACCGGGCGGCGTCGCCGTGCGCTGGCCGCCGCGGCCGAGCGTGCCGCCGCGCAGGAGGCGGGCGCCCGTACGGTGTTCGCTTTGCCGCCCGCGGAGGCGGACCGTTCACCCGAGTACGTCCAGGCACAGGCGCAGGCTCAGGCCCATCAGGCCCAGGCGCAGGTCCAGGTTCAGCAGGCCGACGGCGGTCTCGTCGGGCACGACCAGGGCGACGGCGGCCGTCATGACGTCATGCTCCACGACCCGGCCGACGATCACACCCCGCCGCAGCCGCACCCCGTTTCCGCCCCGACGGGACGGCGGCGCGCTCGCCGTACTCCGGGTGCTCCGGGTCAGCCGGACGCGGTGGGGACGCCCGCACAGGGGGTTCCGGCGCAGGGGGTTCCGGCGCAGGGGGTTCCGGCGCAGGGGGTTCCCGGCCAGACCGTGCCCGCGCAGGGTGTTCCCGCGCAGGGCGTTCCGGGTGCGGCCGTCGCCGGTCAGCCGGTTCCCGCGCAGTTGACGCAGACAGCGCAGGCACCACAGACGCCGCAGACCGCTGCCGCCGCCCAGGCCGCCCAGGCCACGCCGGCCGCCGGCACCCCGGCCCAGCCCCAGCCGACCACCGCTGCCCCGGCACCGGTCCCGGCCGCGGCTCCGGCGCCGCAGCCGTGGCCGAACGCGAACACCGCCGCCAACGCCAACGACACCTCGGGCGCGGGCACTCCGACCCCCGTACCTCCCGGAGCTGCGCCCGCACAGCCCGGAGCCCCGGCGCAGAGCGCGCCCCCCGCCGCCGGTCGGCCGACCCCCGCCCCGGGCACCCCGCTCCCCCCTGAACTCCCGGCGCAGCCGCGGGTCGCGCAGCCCCTGCCCGCCGAGGCCGCGACCCCCGTCGACCCCAACTCGACGCAGGGACGCGCGATCAGTGTGCGGACGCTCGGCCAGGGCGTCCCGTTCGCCCGCCAGCCCGCGCCGAACCAGCCCGCGCTCAACCAGTCCGCGCCGAGTCGGCCCGCACCGCAGGCCCAGCCCCAGGCCCCCACACCTCCGCCGCATCCGACGAACGGCGGCGGCCGTCGCCGCAAGCTCGGTACGCCCCCCGAGCCCGCCGCCGAGCGTCCGGAGACGGCGGCCCGTCCGCACCCGCAGGCGGGGCAGGCCCCCACGGCTTCCGGGCCCCGGCTGCCCGGAGCCACCGAGGGCGCCGGCCGGTCGTACGCCATAGGAGCACCGGACGAGAACGCCGACGAGGGCCCCGAGCCGCTCGACGGTCCCGGCGGTGCCGTCGAGGTCGCCGACCAGCCGCAGCCGCGGCCCCTGGACGACGAATTGCCCCCGGAGCCGCTGGACAACCCGCGGCGGCTGCTCGTCTGGCCCGCGCCGGACGTGACGACCCAGCAGGCGCTGAGCGACCGCGGCTACCGGCCCGTCATCGTGCACTCGCGCGAGGAGGTCGACGCGCAGATCGCCGCCTTCCCGGCCGCGCTGTTCGTGGACCCCCTGACCGGACCGATCACGCGCACGGCGCTCCAGTCGCTGCGCCAGGCCGCCGTCGCCGCCGAGGTGCCCGTCCTCGTGACAGCGGGACTCGGCCAGGCGACGCGCGAGGCGGCGTACGGCGCCGACCCCGCCGTACTCCTGAAGGCGCTGGCGCCGCGGGACTCCGAGCAGCACCCGCCGCGCGTGCTGCTCATCGAGGAGCACGCGGAGATCGCGCTGGCGCTGACCGCGACGCTGGAGCGGCGCGGGATGCAGGTCGCGCGGGCGTCGACCGACGAGGACGCCGTCACGCTGGCCTCGCAGATGCGGCCGAACCTGGTCGTGATGGACCTGATGCAGGTACGCCGTCGGCGCGCCGGAATCGTGGACTGGCTGCGCGCGAACGGCCAGTTGAACCGCACGCCGCTGGTCGTCTACACCGCCGCCGTCGACCACACCGAACTGCCGCGCCTGGCCGCGGGGGAGACGGTGCTGTTCCTCGCCGAGCGCTCGACCAGCGCCGAGGTGCAGGACCGGATCGTCGACCTGCTGGCACGCATCGGCACGAACTAG
- a CDS encoding lipid-transfer protein, translating to MSVRTRDRLGGRAAVVGIGATEFSKASGRSELRLAVEAVRAALDDAGLTPGDVDGMVTFTMDTSPEITVAQAAGMGELSFFSRIHYGGGAACATVQQAALAVATGVAEVVVCYRAFNERSGRRFGSGVQQREPSAEGAALGWSLPFGLLTPASWVAMAAQRYLHTYGLTPEAFGHVAVVDRKYAATNPAAYFHGRPITLAEHAASRWIVEPLRLLDCCQETDGGQALVVTSVERARDLPRPPAVITAAAQGAGRAQEQMTSFYRDDLTGLPEMGVVARQLWRTAGLTPAEIDVGILYDHFTPFVLMQLEEFGFCKPGEAADFVAEERLPLNTHGGQLGEAYLHGMNGIAEAVRQLRGTSVNQIQGAGRVLVTAGTGVPTSGLILGTDG from the coding sequence ATGAGCGTACGGACGAGGGACCGCCTCGGCGGAAGGGCGGCGGTCGTCGGGATCGGGGCCACCGAGTTCTCCAAGGCCTCGGGGCGCAGTGAGCTGCGGCTGGCGGTGGAGGCGGTGCGGGCCGCGCTCGACGACGCCGGGCTGACGCCGGGGGACGTGGACGGGATGGTCACGTTCACGATGGACACCAGCCCGGAGATCACGGTCGCCCAGGCCGCCGGCATGGGGGAGCTGTCCTTCTTCTCGCGGATCCACTACGGGGGCGGGGCTGCGTGCGCGACCGTCCAGCAGGCGGCACTCGCGGTGGCGACCGGGGTGGCCGAGGTGGTGGTCTGCTATCGGGCGTTCAACGAGAGGTCGGGCAGGAGATTCGGTTCGGGCGTGCAGCAGCGGGAGCCGTCGGCGGAAGGGGCGGCGCTGGGCTGGTCCCTGCCGTTCGGGCTGCTCACGCCCGCGTCCTGGGTGGCGATGGCGGCCCAGCGGTATCTGCACACCTACGGACTGACGCCCGAGGCGTTCGGCCATGTCGCCGTGGTCGACCGGAAGTACGCGGCGACGAACCCTGCGGCGTACTTCCACGGCAGACCGATCACCCTCGCCGAGCACGCGGCCTCGCGGTGGATCGTCGAGCCGCTGCGGTTGCTGGATTGCTGCCAGGAGACCGACGGCGGCCAGGCACTGGTGGTCACCTCGGTGGAGCGGGCCCGCGATCTGCCGCGTCCCCCCGCGGTGATCACGGCCGCCGCCCAGGGCGCGGGCCGGGCGCAGGAGCAGATGACCAGCTTCTACCGGGACGATCTGACGGGGCTTCCGGAGATGGGCGTGGTGGCCCGGCAGCTGTGGCGGACGGCCGGGCTGACCCCGGCGGAGATCGACGTGGGGATCCTGTACGACCACTTCACGCCGTTCGTGCTGATGCAGCTGGAGGAGTTCGGGTTCTGCAAGCCCGGGGAGGCCGCGGACTTCGTCGCCGAGGAGCGGCTGCCGCTCAACACGCACGGAGGGCAACTGGGGGAGGCGTATCTGCACGGGATGAACGGGATCGCGGAGGCGGTACGGCAGCTGCGGGGCACGTCCGTGAACCAGATACAGGGGGCCGGCCGCGTCCTCGTCACCGCGGGCACCGGGGTTCCTACCTCGGGGTTGATTCTCGGGACGGACGGGTGA